One window of Alkaliphilus metalliredigens QYMF genomic DNA carries:
- a CDS encoding ethanolamine ammonia-lyase subunit EutB: MILKSKLFGTVYQFKSLNEVMAKANEERSGDKLAGLAAESVTEMVAAKEVLSNITLKDIRNNPAVPYETDEVTRVIQDGVNEKIYKEIQNWTVSELREWILSNETTGSDIKRIGRGLTSEMVAAVTKLMSNLDLVYGAKKIIVTAHCNTTIGESGTLAYRLQPNHTTDNIEGIKVSLYEGLSYGVGDAVLGLNPVNDTVNSVKNVLNLFEEVKQKWQIPTQTCVLAHITTQMEAIRQGAPSDMIFQSIAGTEKGNEAFGLNDSLLSEARELVLKEGTSTGPNVMYFETGQGSELSSDAHMGVDQVTLEARCYGLAKKHSPFLVNTVVGFIGPEYLYNSKQVMRAGLEDHFMGKLSGIPMGVDVCYTNHMKADQNDIENLSVLLASAGCNFLIGTPAGDDIMLNYQSSSFHDAATLRELLNLTPIPEFQKWLEKMGISENGRLSKRAGDASIFFSK, from the coding sequence ATGATACTAAAATCAAAGTTATTTGGTACGGTTTATCAGTTTAAAAGTTTAAATGAAGTGATGGCTAAAGCCAATGAGGAAAGGTCAGGGGATAAACTGGCGGGTCTGGCAGCTGAATCTGTTACAGAAATGGTAGCAGCCAAGGAAGTATTGAGTAATATCACACTAAAGGACATCAGAAACAATCCCGCTGTTCCTTACGAAACAGATGAGGTGACCAGAGTTATCCAAGACGGTGTCAATGAAAAGATTTATAAGGAGATTCAAAACTGGACGGTTTCTGAGCTTAGGGAATGGATTTTAAGCAATGAAACCACCGGTAGTGACATCAAAAGGATAGGTAGGGGGCTCACCAGTGAAATGGTGGCAGCGGTAACTAAATTGATGTCCAATTTAGACTTGGTATATGGTGCTAAAAAAATCATTGTGACGGCCCATTGCAATACAACCATTGGAGAATCAGGGACATTGGCCTATAGACTTCAGCCTAATCATACAACCGACAACATAGAAGGAATCAAGGTATCTCTTTATGAGGGATTAAGCTATGGGGTAGGAGATGCAGTATTGGGATTGAACCCCGTAAATGACACGGTTAACAGTGTTAAAAATGTATTGAATTTGTTTGAAGAAGTCAAGCAAAAATGGCAAATTCCAACCCAAACCTGTGTGCTGGCTCATATCACAACACAGATGGAAGCCATTAGACAGGGAGCACCTTCGGATATGATCTTCCAAAGTATAGCAGGAACTGAAAAAGGTAATGAAGCCTTTGGTTTAAATGACAGTCTTTTATCTGAAGCTCGAGAGCTTGTACTAAAAGAAGGAACCTCTACGGGGCCTAATGTGATGTACTTTGAAACAGGTCAAGGCTCTGAGCTTTCTTCAGATGCCCACATGGGAGTAGACCAAGTCACACTAGAAGCTAGATGCTACGGGTTGGCTAAAAAACACAGTCCCTTCTTGGTGAATACAGTTGTTGGATTTATTGGGCCTGAGTATTTGTACAATAGCAAACAAGTGATGCGTGCAGGGCTGGAGGATCACTTTATGGGTAAGCTGTCGGGGATTCCAATGGGGGTAGATGTATGTTATACCAACCATATGAAGGCTGATCAAAATGACATTGAAAACTTAAGTGTCCTATTAGCCAGCGCTGGATGTAATTTCTTGATCGGAACACCCGCAGGAGATGACATTATGCTTAACTATCAAAGCTCAAGCTTCCATGATGCCGCTACCTTAAGAGAGCTATTGAATCTAACACCAATTCCTGAATTTCAGAAGTGGTTAGAAAAAATGGGAATCTCTGAAAATGGCAGGTTATCAAAGCGAGCAGGAGATGCATCTATTTTTTTTAGTAAATAA
- the eutC gene encoding ethanolamine ammonia-lyase subunit EutC produces the protein MISEQAVKEMVQQIVEQMTIGQKQTTEDKYTQETDGKEQPEICIEDKNLKDLTEIKMQDYFAVPNPENKEVYLGLKEQTPARVGIWRTGSRNSTETLLRFRADHAVAMDAVFTYVSEELLEEVGLFSVNTLCRNKDEYMTRPDLGRKFSQETIEMIKEKCVKSPQVQIYVSDGLSSTAIEANIKDILPSIMQGLENEGLKVGTPFFVKHGRVPAMDVISETLDAGATVVLIGERPGLATGESMSCYMTYGGTVGMPESRRTVISNIHRGGTPATEAGAHIAQIVKEMINQKASGLDLKL, from the coding sequence TTGATTTCAGAACAAGCAGTTAAAGAAATGGTTCAGCAGATAGTTGAACAAATGACCATAGGTCAAAAGCAGACTACTGAAGACAAGTATACCCAAGAAACAGATGGAAAGGAACAACCAGAAATATGTATAGAGGATAAGAACCTAAAGGATTTAACTGAAATTAAGATGCAGGATTATTTTGCAGTACCCAATCCAGAAAATAAGGAAGTCTATTTAGGACTTAAGGAACAGACTCCTGCCAGGGTTGGTATTTGGAGAACCGGGTCTCGTAATTCTACAGAGACATTGTTGCGGTTTCGGGCAGATCATGCGGTTGCCATGGACGCCGTTTTCACCTATGTTTCTGAAGAACTTTTAGAAGAAGTGGGATTGTTTTCAGTGAACACCCTATGCCGTAATAAGGATGAATATATGACAAGACCTGATTTAGGCAGAAAATTTAGTCAAGAAACCATTGAAATGATTAAGGAAAAGTGTGTGAAAAGTCCACAAGTACAAATTTACGTTTCTGATGGTTTGAGCTCCACAGCCATTGAGGCCAATATTAAGGATATTCTACCTTCTATTATGCAAGGATTAGAGAATGAGGGACTCAAGGTAGGAACCCCATTTTTTGTGAAACATGGTAGGGTACCAGCCATGGATGTGATCTCAGAAACCCTTGATGCTGGAGCAACCGTGGTGTTAATTGGTGAAAGACCAGGGTTGGCTACGGGAGAAAGCATGAGCTGTTATATGACCTATGGTGGAACTGTAGGGATGCCTGAGTCCAGAAGAACAGTGATATCCAATATTCATAGGGGAGGCACACCAGCCACTGAAGCAGGTGCCCATATTGCACAAATTGTCAAGGAAATGATAAACCAAAAAGCAAGTGGATTAGATCTCAAGCTATAA
- the eutL gene encoding ethanolamine utilization microcompartment protein EutL, producing MKNDALRASVLSAKIISNASPDMIKELKLEPGHRSIGILTADSDDVLYTALDEATKKADIKVAYAKSFYGGAANANTKLAGEVIGIISGPNPAEVRSGLDAVIDFAENNACFYSANEDDSIAYYAHCISRTGSYLSEVAGIKEGEAIAYVIAPPMEAIYALDAAMKAADVEMVCFYGPPSETNFGGGLLTGSQSACKAACDAFAEAVKFVADNPTKY from the coding sequence ATGAAAAATGATGCATTACGTGCCTCGGTCCTGAGTGCAAAAATCATTTCCAATGCAAGTCCTGATATGATAAAGGAACTAAAGCTAGAGCCGGGACATAGGAGTATTGGAATCCTTACAGCTGATAGTGACGATGTGCTTTATACAGCTCTGGATGAAGCCACGAAAAAAGCAGATATTAAAGTGGCTTATGCAAAGTCCTTTTATGGGGGGGCGGCCAATGCCAATACCAAGTTGGCAGGAGAGGTCATTGGCATCATCTCTGGACCGAATCCCGCTGAAGTAAGAAGTGGATTGGATGCTGTAATCGATTTTGCTGAAAATAATGCTTGCTTTTATAGTGCAAATGAGGATGATTCCATTGCCTATTATGCCCATTGTATCTCTAGAACAGGATCTTATTTATCCGAGGTTGCAGGAATCAAAGAGGGTGAAGCCATAGCCTATGTGATCGCTCCTCCCATGGAAGCAATATATGCCCTAGATGCTGCCATGAAAGCAGCGGATGTTGAAATGGTATGTTTCTATGGACCTCCTTCTGAAACCAATTTTGGTGGGGGATTATTGACTGGAAGCCAATCTGCATGTAAAGCTGCATGCGATGCTTTTGCTGAAGCTGTTAAGTTTGTGGCGGATAATCCTACAAAATATTAA